TGGGCGCGGGCCAATGTAGCTATTTTTTCGGTGAATTTGAAGCTGTCCCAGATGTCGCGCAGGTTAGGGGAGAAGTGGCCAAGATACGTGTTCAGCGCTTCGTCCACGTTGTCATCGGTTTTGGCGATAGCATCCAGGCTCAGCTTGGACGTGTTGTAGAAGTGCAGGCCGAGTTTGGTTCGGGCATGCAGGGAGACGATCCGCTCGTCCGGCACACCGTCGTACTGTTTCTTGAGTCCTGCGTAGAGGTCGAGGAAGTCGGCTTTGCGAGAGTCCAACATGCACTCGATACGGCGCAAGACGGCGAACGGGATGATGTAGTCGCCGTATTCTTCCGGCTCCACCACGCTGCGCAGATAGCGGTCGGCGGTGTTCCACACCGCGTCGGCGATGGCGCTGCGGGCGTTAGTGATTTGTTCCTGGGTGGGGGACACGGTGCGATGCTCCTGGACGGGGTGGTTTTACTGTCCTTACCAGCCTATATGCCCCCATGCGTAGGTTTGCGACACACCGCCTATATCAGAGGTACATGTCGTGGCCGGGGAGAGCGGGTTGTTGCTGCATGTGGGGCACTTCACACGGTCAGAAGAAAGGCACTCCACTTGAATATGCAGGTTCTGCATTCCTGCCGGTCAACCCTGCTCAGAATTACCATCGCCAATCGCTTCCTGACCGCTTAGGAGGCAAGTGAATCTCCGATTCGCGCGGCAGACCACTTCTCCTGCTCCACTTCCATGATCTCTCACTAAGCGTGCGCAGATTTACCCTCACGACGACCGTGGAGAACCCTCTGAAATGGGCTGTTCTCTATTTCCGCAGTTCAACCCTGCGCAGATTTACCCTCGGCCGCACCGAGATAGCTGTACAACGTGGTTCGCCCCACCTTCAGACGTCGCGCAACTTCTGCTTTCGGCACGCCAGCATCCACCCACGCGCGTGCCTGAGAGACCTGCTCATCAGTGAGCGCGCGAGCTCGCCCCTTGTACACACCACGTTCCTTTGCACGGGTGATTCCCTCTGCTTGGCGCTCTCGAATAATGGAGCGTTCAAATTCTGCCACCGAGCCCAGCAGCCCTAGCATCAGCTTGGCGATCGGAGTGGAATCCTTCGAGTAGATCTGTCCCTCCTTGAGGAACTTCACCGACACCCCTTTGCTAACTAGCTCGTCAACAATGGCATATAAATCCGTTAGGGAGCGCGCGCACCGATCCATCGACGTGACCACGAGCTGATCCCCCGCGCGGACATACCGCATCGCCTCATCAAGACCAGGACGCTCACGCGATCCACCGCTGGCCTTATCGGTGTAGTAAGTAAAGACCTTCTCCGCCTTGAGTTGCTCAATCTGGCGCTCAAGATTCTGATCTTTCGAACTCACCCGGGCATAGCCCACCTTCTGCCCCGAGATCACGCCTAGCTGTTCAGTGATCTCTAGAGGTAGTGACGGTTCTGTTCCGTTAGTCATGGAACCTGTGAATGTGATCGCTATACGGCGTGGATTCTTGGCCACTCTGTGGCGTGCGCTCTTCTTCGACGTATCAGCCCGGCTGTGCTGACAGTCGTCGTTTAGCACCCTGTAGATGCCGGTACAGTGTTGCCCTCGACCAGCCAACCATGCTCGCGGCGTCTTCGGCACTGCGGCCTTTAGCTCTTTCCTCGGCGACGATGGCGAGCTTGCGGTCGACCACCTCTGGATCTACAGGTGGTCGGCCGAAGCGGGTGCCCTGGGCTTTCGCTGCGGCGATGCCGGCGTTGACGCGTTCTGTGATCAGTTCTCGTTCGTACTCGGCCAGGGTGCCCAGCAACCCGAGCATCAACCGACCCGAGGAGGTTTCCGGGTCGATCCCGTCGGAGACGGACTTGATCTTCACGTCTCGTTCGCGCAGCAGATTCACGGTGTTGAGTACGTCGAGCAGGGACCGGCCCAGTCGGTCGATGCGCCACACCACTACCGTGTCCCCGGGCTGGGCATAGGCGAGGAGCTTCTTCATTCCGGGACGCTCGGTGGCGTTCTTTGCTCCAGAGGTGACATCGCTGAAGACATCACGGTCCTGAACCCCGGCGGTGTGCAAGGCGTCATGTTGAAGTGTCGGATCCTGGCCGACGGTGGATACCCGGGTGTAGCCCAACAGTCTCATGCCCTCCATCATGCCTCACTAAACCCCGGCACTGAAGACGTCGAGACACTTTTCGGAAAGACAGGTTAACGAGACAGATTTCGTGTCTATTCCCGCAGGAGCTACGGATCCCGTCACGCTCGGTCTACGTGTCTTGTAAAACTTAAGTCTTTTGAGACTTCTAGTCACGTGTCTCGTAAGTCGAGCAAGCATCTAGTTGCTACAGAGACTACTCTTCTATACGGTGTAATCATGTCAGAGACTACGAGCTTCGGTGATTGGTTACGTCCAGCGCTGCCACTGCTATTGCTTCGCTTGCTTATTGATGAGCCGGGCCACGGCTACGGTCTCGTCGAGAAGCTCCACGCCGCAGGCATCTCTGCACGGGGAACAACCGTGTACCCGCACCTAAGCAAACTGCAGGACGCCGGCTACATCACCAGTCACTGGCAAACCCCGGAAACCGGTCCGGCCCGGAAGATCCTCACTATCACCGATGAGGGCGTAGATCACTACCGGCACCTGCAAGCCCAGTGGTCAGGAGTCCGCGACATCCTCACCGCCACGGTCACCGCGCCGAACACCACGAACCCCAACTAAGGAGCACAGCACAATGAGCTACCACCATGACCTCGCACACCAACTTCGCCGCCGCGGATGCACAGAAAAGGCGGTCGCCGATGTTCTGCACACCGTCGATGAAGCTGTCACGGATACAGGGAACAGCCCTGCCGAAGAGTTCGGATCCCCGGAAGACTACGCCGCCCAGTTCTCTGGGCCGCGCAAGCGCACACCGGGACAGAAAGCCCTTGGCGTGTTCGGACTGTTTGGGGTGGTCTGCATGGTCATTTATGGGATCTGGCCCCAGTGGTTCGGGATCACTACCCCTGTACTGGAGCAGTTCGCCGGCCTGATCGCGCTACTCGTCCTTCTGGCAATCGGCTGCATCCCGGGCGCATACTTCGACAACAGACTGCCGCGTGCATACAAGCAGCAGCTTCAAGATTCCGGAGTACGGTCGGTTGAGTCCCCGGACTGAGGGTTGCTTATCCTATTTCACCTGGGGAAAAGGCACGTTCTACGACGGGCTGCGGCCTAGAACACTTTCCGGGCACTGCCCGCGGGGTGATAGTAGAGGACGGCGTCAGAAGACTCCAGACCTTCGCGTGATCTCATCGACTAGTTCATAGGGGTCAGCACCGACCAGGTCTAGCGCCCTACGTGATGTGAGGACTGCCACGCCGTGGATGCTTGCCCACAAAGACAGCGCATGCACGGGGGTCGAGTCAGGATGCTGGCGTTGACATTGTTCCTGCCAGTCCGTCAGCAACGACAGGGATGTGGACCGGAGCTCACGACCGCTTCCATCAAGTAGGTCGTGCCGCGTGATGAGCTCAAACGCGTTAGGGTGCTGAACCGCGAATTCAACGTAGGCTTTTGCGGTATCGACAATCCTGTCCCCTGCCTCTGACATGGATTCGCGCAGTTCGTGGAAGTATTGCTCCGCAATTGCCGCCAGCAGTTCCTCCAGACTGGGAAAGTGTCGACGAGGTGCCCCATGTGACACTCCACAACGGCGTGCGACCTCACGGATGGTTACTGCCCCGATTCCCCTAGCCTCAAGGAGATCACGCCCTGCAGCAATGAGCTTCTGTTCTAGCTGTGTTGCCATGTACTCCAGGATGCCGGATGTAGACACCGTCTGCACATCTGGTAGACACTGTCTACATGATGAGCCTAGGAATAGCATTCACGCTCGTGTGTGTGGGAGCCGTGTCACACGGGCTGTGGAATGCTCTGGTGAAGCGCTCTGGAACTGCGGATACGATGTTCATCTGGGTATACAGTGCACTGGGAACCCCGGTGATGTGCTGCGTTCTGCTCTGGGGCTCACTGTATGAGGGGCTTGGCCCTGCCTGGTGGGCAGCTCTCGTGAGCATGGCGCTGCACACCTTGTATGCCGTGGTGCTTCAGAAGGTGTACGCGGTCTCTGACCTCGTACTTGTATATCCGGTCTCTCGCGGGCTTGCTCCGGTTATGGTCACACTTATTTCTGTGCCATGGATCGGACTACCCGGGGCACTTCCGTCGATCGCTTTGCCAGTGGTGCTGGTTGGGGTTTTCCTAGTAGGTGGGATCAGCATTCGGGAGCTGGCGAGACCTCGTGGGGTGTGGGCCGGCATGGGAGTGGCAGTGTGCACCGCGCTGTACACCTTATGGGATGCGTACTCGATAGATGTGCTCAATGTGAACCTCACCTCCTACATTGCGCTGTCATCGTTGGCGCAGTTCGTCCTCCTGACGGGGCTGCTGTTCCGTCGGCGTGGCGAGTTCCGTGCAGCTGTCGTCGCTTCATGGCGGGCGGCGGTACCCATCACGCTCCTGGTGCCGGCGAGCTACCTCGTCATTCTCGTGGCGATGAATCTCGCGCCACCATCGATGATCGCAACCGCTCGAACAATGAATGTGGTCTTCGGTGTGATTGCAGCGGCGTGGCTGTTGAAAGAGCCTCTGACCGCACGCAGTATCTGTGGAGTCGTTCTGATCACCCTCGGTTCCGTGATGAGTGCCGTGTGATGGTGCTGATGTCGATCTCCTGGTACTGCTGGGCCGAGGGCGTCGTGAATGCTTGACAGGAGGGGCGCACGTCCCGTGCCTTCTCCGGGGCGACAGCTGCGGAGCGCGCCACAGAAAGGCAAGAAAGTCACGCCATATAGCTCTCACATTCACAATGGAACCAACCCTAGCGAACAGGAAATCCTGTCATTCACAAAGTGTTCGCTTGGGGTGTACAGCGCGAACGGTCGCCACAGAATGGGCCGTCGGCGCGTGCGGTGGAGAATGAACCTAAAGCTTCTTGCCTGTTCGCTCGGCTCCAGGCGCCGCTAACAGGATGTCGGCCAGCTCCTTGGCGCTGAGAGTGAGGCGGGAGGTTCCGTGGGAGACCTTGTTGCGCCACAGTGGTTTGAAAACGGCGAGCATAGACAGGTAGGTGGGCAGCATCTGACTGTGAGAGTTAAGTCCATGATCCACGGCCTGTTGCTGTTCCGCCCAACGACTAGTCCTGACGAGGTAGTCGACGTACTCGGCCATTTTTCCCTCCACGTCAATCTGGTAGTCGAATCCTTGGAAGGTTCCCAGATGCTGGGCGTTCAAAACCGGGATCTGGTCCCATCCTCCTTCCCCGAGGTGGCTCACGCTCGATGAGATCACTCGGAACATGTCCAAGATGTCCCACACGATCTTGCTTTCGTGATAGCTCAGTCCCTCTTCCTCCTGAGGGAAGAGTTGAGGGTACTCGCCCGCGTATCCCCGTTCGAGAACTTCGACAGCTCGGAGGGAATTATCTTTGTCGTAGCGGTCGGGCGGGAGATCGCCCATTGAGGCAAGCAGGGTCAAGTGTGCCAGGGCCAGAGTTTGACGTTCGACGAGGGTGAGGGTGATGTCGCCGGTGTTGTCACGCGGAGGGCGTCCGATATGGGTTTGGTCGAGGTGGGCTTCAATGACGCCACGGAGATAGTCACTTTGGGTCTGGTGTCGGCTTGCAGCTGCGTAGCCCAGGAGCTCGCGGAGATCGTCAGGCAGTCGAACGGTGATGGCTTTCATGGGTACCTTTTCTGTACACCCCAAAAGGGTGAGGGGAAATACTGTAATACATAATAGCAGATAGTATTACGAAGCGCATATAGTCGCTGGTGTACCCCGTTGGGCCCTTGATTTTGGCCGGCCGCGCCCCGGCTGGCAGCTACCCGATCGCTTCCAGGACCGCGATTTGCCGTAGGGTCATGCCTAGAGAAAGTAGGAACTTGGCTACGCCAAGGTGTCTTGCTAAATCATTGAAAAAGGGTCTACGGGAATAACATCGCCCGTAGGCCCTTTTTATATCTCCGGCCGCTGTTTGAGGATCTGACCAACTGTGCTCGTAGAGGTAAGCCACTCCTGGAGGCTGGGGTGGATGGCACCTACTAAGGCAAAGGCATCTTCGGCTAGTGATCCGATGTCTTGGCCAAGGATGCTGTCCATGTGGGATACCCGATTGCGGAGACCGTAAAGTCGGCTCACCCGTTTGTAGGTGTCCCTACCCGTGGGATCGTCTATGTAGGGGAAGGCCTTTTTTAGGCCTTCGTCCCAGATTCTCATACGGTTCTGGTTGTCCTGATTTGACGGGTTTGCATCCCATTTATGGTTGGGTAGGACGTGCTTCCATAGGCCAAACGTAGTGTTAGCTAGGGCATCGTCGTGGCAGATTCCTTGTCCATGCCGTGGATGGCTGGGTGACCGGTTGTCGGCATCCTTTTCCGCCCGATCGACTGCTGTTGTCCTAAAGTTATGGACGAGGCCTTGGAGTGGACGCGCTGGAGGATAGAGGAGCCAAGAGTCTCCAGCGTGGACGTGGGACTGTTCATCATTCCAGTCTTGGAGCTTTTGGTCCATAGCGTTGCGCAGGAGGACTTCGGTAATCCCCAAGTCGGTATGGATAGCTGAGGCCATCGTCGCGCTCCAATTGTACAGCGCGAGCGACTTCTTTCGGTTGTCCTTCGCGGATCTGAGATAGGGCTCGATACGGGCTGCCCCGAGATGGTCAATAATTATCTGGCGGTTGTCCACTTTAGTCATTTCGTAGCATTGAGCGAGGGGTGCCCGGGAGGGGCTAGCTGAAAGAACGGCCCTTGTAGGTGGCCGGTGGGATGTACCCCAGGGTAGTGGGCAGGAGCCATGCGTAATTAGGGGCCCCGCTCTCTAGCATATGGCCATATAGGATTATGGCTATATGGCCATATGCTATGCTGAAACTATGGTCAACGTCATTTCCGTCATCCAAACAAAGGGCGGTACCGGTAAAACCACCACAGCGATGCTCCTGAGCTCCGCGCTGACATCCTTGAGCCACCGTGTTCTAGTGCTCGATGCGGATAAGCAGCGCTCAGCTATCGACTGGTCGGATGACGCCGGTGAAGGCCTCGGGTTTGAGGTTAAGCCTGTCCCTACGGATCGGACGTTGGAAACTGCATTGAGACGCTTCCGGGGTGATGATTACGACTTCATCTTGGTAGACACGCCGCCAGGGAGTAATGCCATCGTCGAGATTGCTGCTCAGGAAGCTGACCTCGTTCTCGTCCCTACGGGCGTCTCCCCGCTGGACATGAAAAGAACCCAAGCAACCCTAGATTCGTTCATTGGCACAGAGACGCCAGTCGCCGTTGTCCTTGTCAACGTCGACAAGCGAGAGAAGCTTCTCGACCTGGCCCAAGCGCAACTGACATCCCATAACCGTGCAGCACTTGCCGACACCATCATCCCCACTCGCAGCATGACACGCCGTGCCGGATCGACCGTCCCTCGGATCGAGACAAAACCGTTTAGGGAATGGATGGAACTTGCCGAAGAACTTACCCAAGCGTTTTAGGAGAAAAGACGATGGCAATCAAAGGTGCCGCCAAGAAGGCGCAACCACACCGCGAAAAGGGAACTCAGTCCGACGTCCAAGCTATGCGCTCAGAAAAGGTGGCTAAACCCGCTCAGAGGATGGCCCCGCTCGCTGGACATGGGGAACGCTCGGCCACGGTGCGTCTCTACGTCAAGGACAGGGAACTGCTCAAAGAGGCGAAGATGGCGGCGCTGGAGGACGATACGAGCCTATCGCAACTATGGGAAGAATGGGCGGTCGAGTGGCTTAAGAAACGGTAGTCATACAACCATATGACTATATGGCTGTATGGCCATATGCCTATATGGACAAAGTGTGCAGGTGAGGTGCTGTATCTAAAACGGGGAAGGGTTGATCATTTAGTGGAAGATGCCGCACTCGTGTTGCCGATCCGAGCTAATGACATAGGTGTTATTCTGACCACCAGTACTTAAAAATGAAAGAAGCCTGAACCGGCTGGCACCAGTTCAGGCTTCGCTTATCACCCAGTCACAACCTGGGGGAAAGCTTGGCTATGACTATAGCGCATACCCGAGATGAATGGGATCAACCCACTCGCATAAGCACCGCCCTCGGGCTCTTCACCCGAGAGCAACTCGGCGGTCTCCAGGACACCCCAGCAGGTGCCACTGACCGGGACGCACTGCTCTCTCACCTCGGCCGCGACGTGCTTCACGTCAGCAAGGACCGCAGCTTCTCCCGCGCTTACCGTCGCGCCAAAGACGGCTCCACGGTTCCCTTGATGTGGCGCACTGATTCCGAAGGCCTCGGGAAGTTCCAGTACGCCATGCTCACCAACAAGCAGTACGCCGC
The sequence above is a segment of the Corynebacterium doosanense CAU 212 = DSM 45436 genome. Coding sequences within it:
- a CDS encoding recombinase family protein gives rise to the protein MSGQKVGYARVSSKDQNLERQIEQLKAEKVFTYYTDKASGGSRERPGLDEAMRYVRAGDQLVVTSMDRCARSLTDLYAIVDELVSKGVSVKFLKEGQIYSKDSTPIAKLMLGLLGSVAEFERSIIRERQAEGITRAKERGVYKGRARALTDEQVSQARAWVDAGVPKAEVARRLKVGRTTLYSYLGAAEGKSAQG
- a CDS encoding recombinase family protein; its protein translation is MRLLGYTRVSTVGQDPTLQHDALHTAGVQDRDVFSDVTSGAKNATERPGMKKLLAYAQPGDTVVVWRIDRLGRSLLDVLNTVNLLRERDVKIKSVSDGIDPETSSGRLMLGLLGTLAEYERELITERVNAGIAAAKAQGTRFGRPPVDPEVVDRKLAIVAEERAKGRSAEDAASMVGWSRATLYRHLQGAKRRLSAQPG
- a CDS encoding PadR family transcriptional regulator, which codes for MSETTSFGDWLRPALPLLLLRLLIDEPGHGYGLVEKLHAAGISARGTTVYPHLSKLQDAGYITSHWQTPETGPARKILTITDEGVDHYRHLQAQWSGVRDILTATVTAPNTTNPN
- a CDS encoding TetR/AcrR family transcriptional regulator — translated: MLFLGSSCRQCLPDVQTVSTSGILEYMATQLEQKLIAAGRDLLEARGIGAVTIREVARRCGVSHGAPRRHFPSLEELLAAIAEQYFHELRESMSEAGDRIVDTAKAYVEFAVQHPNAFELITRHDLLDGSGRELRSTSLSLLTDWQEQCQRQHPDSTPVHALSLWASIHGVAVLTSRRALDLVGADPYELVDEITRRSGVF
- a CDS encoding EamA family transporter; translated protein: MALHTLYAVVLQKVYAVSDLVLVYPVSRGLAPVMVTLISVPWIGLPGALPSIALPVVLVGVFLVGGISIRELARPRGVWAGMGVAVCTALYTLWDAYSIDVLNVNLTSYIALSSLAQFVLLTGLLFRRRGEFRAAVVASWRAAVPITLLVPASYLVILVAMNLAPPSMIATARTMNVVFGVIAAAWLLKEPLTARSICGVVLITLGSVMSAV
- a CDS encoding YfbU family protein; this encodes MKAITVRLPDDLRELLGYAAASRHQTQSDYLRGVIEAHLDQTHIGRPPRDNTGDITLTLVERQTLALAHLTLLASMGDLPPDRYDKDNSLRAVEVLERGYAGEYPQLFPQEEEGLSYHESKIVWDILDMFRVISSSVSHLGEGGWDQIPVLNAQHLGTFQGFDYQIDVEGKMAEYVDYLVRTSRWAEQQQAVDHGLNSHSQMLPTYLSMLAVFKPLWRNKVSHGTSRLTLSAKELADILLAAPGAERTGKKL
- a CDS encoding ParA family protein — translated: MVNVISVIQTKGGTGKTTTAMLLSSALTSLSHRVLVLDADKQRSAIDWSDDAGEGLGFEVKPVPTDRTLETALRRFRGDDYDFILVDTPPGSNAIVEIAAQEADLVLVPTGVSPLDMKRTQATLDSFIGTETPVAVVLVNVDKREKLLDLAQAQLTSHNRAALADTIIPTRSMTRRAGSTVPRIETKPFREWMELAEELTQAF